In Parasphingorhabdus halotolerans, a single window of DNA contains:
- a CDS encoding adenylate/guanylate cyclase domain-containing protein, whose amino-acid sequence MTEPTNNSTATEQGRDMKEEARGVWESLQRVFSQLGPVRLGSTIIFLILAVLIARFSWDTPLIQEAERALYDMRASVYAPSIKKDDRIVMIVYNEDTLKLTGQRSPVDRTILAESLETIDAVGAKAIGIDIFFDMPQDDDELLVASFKRMKTPTFLAYDDAATNPEIDYAQHEFLKGFIDRLAGTNVKPTVIRLVTDSDGVARRWSKLPGSLPPFFAMALAGANPKFAENTGAIRYLVPAVADTPVFDKIPIEAFADPAMAEALGPLLKDKYVIIGGDFIDRDRFETPVASVTGAVGEDKKMIGLEVHAHMLAQLLNDDKPSAVPPWTLWVAAVIVAICGGLSALIVGNSIKVAGILISQGLFFLIFPFVLHKIGIDTLTLPAFGWGLGWLFGYASVGSAARTINSKQRAFAQNALGKYLPKSIAGEILKHPEKLALHGEKRKIFAVFTDLEGFTKLTHAIEPEMVAALLNDYLDRLSEVALEYGGTIDKFVGDALVTFWGAPIAYPDDGERAAKAAYALYLAGEEFRKNVPEGVPKIGVTRVGMHYGDAIVGNFGGEGRIQYTALGDAMNTAARLEAANKALETKVLISREAMERTGLDWYRPMGKITLRGRSTPVDVFEPVPDWAEKERAAVTAVIAAHDKGDTTAIQALVAMIAEIGTDPEKKDLGLVNLLKRLQKTKNGESYALG is encoded by the coding sequence ATGACTGAACCGACCAACAATTCCACCGCGACTGAACAAGGCCGCGATATGAAAGAGGAAGCCCGTGGAGTGTGGGAATCTCTCCAGCGCGTGTTCAGTCAATTGGGCCCGGTTCGGCTCGGTTCAACCATCATATTCTTGATACTGGCGGTATTAATTGCCCGTTTCAGCTGGGATACACCCCTGATCCAAGAGGCGGAAAGAGCGCTCTATGATATGAGGGCCTCGGTCTATGCACCCTCAATTAAAAAAGATGATCGTATCGTGATGATCGTGTACAATGAAGATACACTTAAACTAACTGGCCAGAGATCCCCGGTTGATCGCACGATTTTGGCGGAATCACTGGAGACAATAGATGCCGTTGGTGCAAAAGCAATCGGCATCGATATTTTCTTTGATATGCCGCAAGACGATGACGAACTATTGGTAGCATCGTTCAAGAGGATGAAAACACCGACATTTCTTGCTTATGACGATGCTGCCACCAACCCAGAGATTGACTATGCCCAACATGAGTTTTTGAAAGGATTTATTGATCGGCTCGCCGGTACCAATGTCAAACCAACAGTTATTCGTCTTGTAACAGATAGCGATGGAGTCGCCAGACGATGGTCCAAACTACCAGGGAGCTTGCCGCCATTCTTCGCTATGGCGCTGGCTGGTGCCAATCCAAAATTTGCAGAGAATACCGGAGCTATCCGTTACCTCGTGCCCGCTGTTGCAGATACACCAGTCTTTGACAAAATTCCTATTGAAGCTTTTGCGGATCCGGCGATGGCAGAAGCGTTGGGCCCGCTTCTCAAAGACAAATATGTCATAATTGGTGGTGATTTCATTGATCGAGATCGGTTTGAGACTCCCGTCGCTTCAGTCACTGGAGCCGTAGGGGAGGATAAGAAAATGATCGGCCTGGAAGTCCATGCCCATATGCTGGCGCAACTGTTAAATGATGACAAACCTTCTGCTGTTCCGCCGTGGACACTTTGGGTTGCCGCGGTCATCGTCGCAATTTGTGGCGGCCTTTCCGCTCTCATTGTGGGAAATTCGATCAAAGTAGCTGGAATATTAATTAGCCAAGGCTTATTCTTTCTGATTTTTCCTTTCGTGTTACACAAGATCGGCATCGACACCCTGACATTGCCTGCCTTTGGCTGGGGGTTGGGCTGGTTGTTCGGTTATGCCTCGGTCGGATCGGCAGCACGAACGATCAATTCCAAACAACGCGCATTTGCACAAAATGCGTTGGGGAAATATCTGCCAAAATCGATCGCCGGAGAAATCCTGAAACACCCTGAGAAACTGGCGCTTCACGGTGAAAAACGCAAGATTTTTGCCGTTTTCACCGACCTTGAGGGTTTCACCAAACTTACCCATGCAATTGAACCGGAAATGGTTGCAGCGTTGCTCAATGATTATCTGGATCGATTGAGCGAAGTCGCTTTAGAATATGGTGGTACTATCGATAAATTTGTTGGCGATGCACTCGTGACCTTCTGGGGTGCTCCTATTGCCTATCCCGATGATGGTGAACGGGCAGCAAAAGCCGCCTACGCGCTGTATTTGGCGGGAGAAGAATTTCGAAAAAATGTCCCCGAAGGCGTGCCGAAAATAGGAGTTACGCGGGTCGGGATGCATTATGGCGATGCCATCGTCGGTAATTTTGGCGGGGAGGGTCGCATACAATATACCGCGTTGGGCGATGCAATGAACACAGCAGCCAGATTGGAGGCAGCCAACAAAGCTCTCGAAACGAAAGTTTTGATCAGCCGCGAAGCAATGGAGCGAACCGGACTTGATTGGTATCGGCCGATGGGCAAGATCACTTTACGCGGCAGATCAACTCCCGTTGATGTGTTTGAACCAGTGCCAGATTGGGCAGAAAAAGAACGCGCAGCAGTGACCGCAGTCATAGCAGCGCATGACAAAGGTGATACAACAGCCATTCAGGCACTTGTTGCTATGATTGCAGAAATCGGCACCGATCCAGAAAAAAAGGACCTGGGTCTGGTCAATTTGCTAAAGAGACTTCAAAAAACAAAGAATGGAGAAAGCTATGCACTTGGATAA
- a CDS encoding CHAT domain-containing protein, which produces MIRRKNFTASIFNIASIVAPAITLMASSSIAYAQGTPVTLRDSFPIGKAGGILCQVQDRSLESAVKQSIYDRSWAVVCRDSARPVGYVYAAKTSTTDLLARVAPQRKDAISCPDNGTSAALNGFSQKTCRLSDEPVSYSVIEGTEGGFSYVAEGLSVYDSATILALKSVLADSIVEGTIDIATTSVEDPFAFARVQAATLKPEQALAEGYRRNLSGDYAEAAAFFETLQQRTQGDDDNKIDPDEYLVNRALQKSNLGEFAEADRLFEQAKAVNSGNTINERLLRNFEGMHLLNQGRYDEAIVRIQQPLRTGQLKKSALIEGLEITTPISSRINGRNGVLLGFTDDLKLTEQERAEIIDAQALQLIGTAQRINGDLDQAKTALFNAYHRAIAVRDGRVVSITRLRVQTLSELALIAEAQGQFDDGEALLRNGLELLSIQYPETRAVNGAKAKLASFLLRRGKTSEARQLYQQVIESSLGQRSAVTGMTNQLAPYFRLMADDPSASEEFFKASQILIRPGVAETQAVLSRELSAGNDEASRLFRQSLNLTRNIERLRIRFSALGKVEQTGATIRQRNDLASQIDELERSQQLAQVQLADYPQYRAVSSKFISLEDLRAQMTPSEAYMRLAIVGRNIFMFYADKESAKIYQIELNEDELDQKVDLLRASISTFENGRYVTYPYDIEAARDLYKSLFAPVSDRLLTKQHLVFEPDGALLRLPINLLVTDDASVTQYIERTDQPDGDAFDYTGVNWLGKSTDISTAVSARAFADAREAPVSSATRQYLGMGRNLPVSEQAPSTGVRASSEGQNANCEWSANEWNNPISDAELNFARSVIGQDGSEILTGGQFTDSQIMQKSDISDYRILHFATHGLVTAPRPSCPAKPALLTSFGQGKSDGLLSFDEIFDLKLDADIVILSACDTAGKASIQATREAGVSSGGGTALDGLVRSFIGAGSRSVLASHWPAPDDFKATERLIGGLFSDGKGESVGSALRNSQNKLMDDPQTSHPYYWSGFAIIGDGARPFLPDQPTNGVAKVMASGSSETQLK; this is translated from the coding sequence ATGATCCGCCGGAAGAATTTTACCGCGTCGATATTCAACATTGCGTCCATCGTTGCACCGGCGATAACGTTAATGGCCTCCTCATCCATTGCTTATGCTCAGGGCACGCCGGTTACACTAAGAGATAGCTTTCCAATTGGAAAGGCGGGCGGCATATTGTGTCAGGTGCAGGACCGGAGCCTCGAAAGCGCCGTCAAGCAGAGCATTTATGATAGAAGTTGGGCTGTCGTTTGCCGCGATTCGGCGAGACCAGTGGGTTATGTTTATGCCGCCAAAACTTCTACAACCGATTTGCTGGCACGCGTTGCACCGCAGCGTAAAGATGCCATTAGCTGCCCCGACAATGGAACTTCTGCGGCGCTAAACGGGTTCAGCCAAAAGACATGCCGTTTGTCAGATGAGCCGGTCTCTTATTCGGTTATCGAAGGCACTGAAGGCGGTTTTTCCTATGTTGCAGAAGGCTTAAGCGTTTACGATAGCGCTACGATTCTGGCGTTAAAGTCGGTTTTGGCAGACTCCATTGTCGAGGGTACTATTGATATCGCAACCACTTCTGTGGAAGATCCCTTCGCTTTTGCCCGCGTTCAAGCCGCTACTTTGAAACCGGAGCAGGCATTGGCAGAGGGCTATCGACGCAATTTGAGTGGCGATTATGCCGAGGCGGCAGCCTTTTTTGAAACGCTGCAGCAGCGCACGCAAGGCGACGATGACAACAAAATCGATCCCGACGAATATCTAGTCAATCGCGCATTGCAAAAGTCCAATTTAGGAGAGTTTGCCGAAGCAGACCGCCTGTTTGAACAAGCCAAAGCGGTGAATAGTGGCAATACGATTAATGAGCGCCTGTTGAGGAATTTCGAAGGCATGCACCTGCTCAATCAGGGCCGCTATGATGAAGCTATCGTACGCATTCAGCAGCCACTCAGGACAGGTCAACTGAAAAAATCAGCGCTAATCGAAGGCCTTGAGATAACCACGCCGATCTCCTCGCGAATAAATGGCAGAAATGGAGTGCTGCTAGGATTTACAGATGATCTAAAGCTTACTGAACAGGAACGCGCAGAGATTATAGATGCTCAAGCACTGCAATTGATCGGAACGGCCCAGCGTATAAATGGCGACCTTGATCAGGCGAAAACGGCACTCTTTAACGCATATCATCGGGCTATCGCCGTTCGGGATGGCCGGGTTGTTTCGATCACCCGTCTGCGCGTGCAAACGCTTTCCGAACTGGCCCTGATTGCGGAAGCACAAGGCCAATTTGATGACGGTGAAGCTTTGTTGCGCAATGGACTGGAGCTTTTATCCATTCAATATCCTGAAACGCGAGCAGTTAATGGCGCGAAAGCAAAGCTTGCTTCCTTTCTGCTAAGGCGTGGAAAAACCAGCGAAGCGCGGCAACTTTATCAGCAAGTGATCGAAAGCTCTCTTGGCCAGCGCAGCGCAGTCACCGGCATGACCAATCAGCTTGCACCCTATTTTCGTCTTATGGCCGATGATCCTTCTGCTTCGGAAGAATTTTTCAAAGCATCGCAGATATTAATCCGTCCTGGCGTGGCAGAAACGCAAGCCGTGCTGTCCAGAGAATTGAGTGCAGGGAACGATGAGGCATCGAGGCTTTTCCGGCAATCGCTAAACCTTACCCGCAATATCGAACGATTGCGTATCCGCTTTTCTGCCCTTGGCAAGGTTGAACAAACTGGCGCAACTATTCGTCAAAGAAATGATCTCGCTTCGCAAATCGATGAACTCGAACGCAGCCAGCAGCTGGCACAAGTTCAACTCGCGGACTATCCGCAATATCGCGCTGTGTCCTCAAAATTTATCAGCCTTGAAGATCTGCGCGCGCAGATGACGCCATCGGAAGCCTATATGCGCTTGGCAATTGTTGGCCGTAATATTTTCATGTTTTACGCTGACAAAGAGTCTGCCAAAATCTATCAAATCGAATTGAATGAAGATGAACTTGATCAAAAAGTAGATTTGCTGCGCGCATCGATATCTACATTCGAAAACGGACGATATGTCACCTATCCGTATGATATTGAGGCTGCTCGCGATCTTTATAAATCGCTCTTCGCTCCGGTCTCGGACCGTTTGTTGACAAAACAGCATCTGGTGTTTGAACCTGATGGCGCTCTTCTTCGCTTGCCGATCAATCTGCTGGTAACAGACGATGCATCGGTCACTCAATATATTGAGCGCACCGACCAACCGGATGGCGATGCCTTTGACTATACCGGCGTGAACTGGCTTGGAAAATCCACTGACATTAGCACAGCTGTTTCTGCCCGGGCGTTTGCTGATGCTCGGGAGGCACCTGTTTCCTCAGCTACACGGCAATATCTTGGTATGGGAAGAAACCTGCCTGTGTCCGAGCAAGCGCCCAGCACAGGAGTGCGCGCGTCCAGCGAAGGCCAGAATGCCAATTGTGAATGGTCGGCAAACGAATGGAATAATCCGATTTCGGACGCTGAGCTCAATTTCGCGAGATCAGTGATCGGTCAAGATGGTTCTGAAATTCTGACCGGCGGCCAGTTTACCGACAGCCAGATCATGCAGAAATCGGACATATCCGATTACCGGATTTTGCATTTTGCAACCCATGGGCTGGTCACTGCGCCGCGCCCGTCGTGCCCCGCTAAACCGGCATTGCTGACTTCATTTGGACAAGGCAAATCTGATGGACTACTCTCATTCGACGAGATTTTTGACCTCAAGCTTGACGCCGATATTGTGATCTTGTCTGCTTGTGACACGGCCGGAAAAGCAAGTATTCAGGCGACGCGAGAAGCAGGCGTAAGCAGTGGCGGCGGCACCGCGCTGGATGGTCTTGTGCGGTCGTTCATTGGCGCCGGCAGCCGATCTGTGCTGGCCAGTCACTGGCCTGCGCCTGATGATTTCAAAGCAACGGAGCGCCTGATTGGCGGACTTTTTTCTGACGGCAAAGGCGAGTCAGTGGGGTCCGCTCTGCGCAACTCACAAAATAAATTGATGGATGATCCGCAAACCTCACACCCTTACTACTGGTCGGGGTTTGCAATTATTGGAGATGGCGCACGGCCGTTCTTACCTGATCAACCAACCAACGGTGTCGCCAAAGTCATGGCATCCGGAAGTTCGGAGACTCAACTTAAATAA
- a CDS encoding nitroreductase translates to MNVTEAVKSRRSIRQFIDKPVDRSVIDRVLVTAQRAPSGGNTQPWSAVVVGGDELARIAAAIKAKAQAAPMGEGAEYAIYPKELDGRYEEQRRGVGKAMFDAIGLERGDGAGRITQMAKNWDSFGAPVQLFTYTRKYMGPPQWSDMGMWLQTVMLLLREEGLDSCAQEIWAMYGTYMRELLGVDDDHIFFCGMAIGYRDADDPINNFDVSRVPISENVKFLGL, encoded by the coding sequence ATGAATGTAACCGAAGCCGTAAAATCCCGGCGATCTATCCGTCAGTTTATCGATAAGCCAGTTGATCGCAGCGTCATTGACCGTGTTCTGGTGACAGCGCAGCGCGCACCGTCGGGAGGCAATACCCAGCCATGGAGTGCAGTCGTGGTTGGCGGCGATGAGCTTGCCCGGATTGCTGCGGCGATAAAGGCCAAGGCGCAAGCTGCCCCAATGGGCGAAGGTGCGGAATATGCGATCTACCCCAAAGAGCTCGACGGACGCTATGAAGAGCAGCGCCGGGGCGTTGGCAAGGCAATGTTTGATGCCATTGGCCTGGAGCGCGGAGATGGCGCAGGCAGGATCACACAAATGGCAAAAAACTGGGATAGCTTTGGCGCGCCAGTGCAACTTTTCACCTATACGCGTAAGTATATGGGCCCACCGCAATGGTCAGATATGGGGATGTGGTTGCAAACTGTGATGCTACTGTTACGCGAAGAAGGTCTGGATAGCTGTGCACAGGAAATTTGGGCGATGTACGGCACTTATATGAGGGAACTACTGGGCGTTGACGATGATCATATTTTCTTCTGCGGCATGGCCATCGGTTACCGCGATGCCGATGACCCGATCAACAATTTCGACGTGTCCCGCGTACCAATATCCGAAAATGTAAAATTTCTCGGTCTCTAG
- the cobT gene encoding cobaltochelatase subunit CobT: MADRSKLDDLKDVLGGTARAMARQPEIELAYTAEAPSQSGEHLKVPMPARDLPADQVAEARGFADSFSLKLRHHNEPMHRKNAPQEAIARACFDALEQVRTDALGSRNMAGAKGNLTAALNMRMRSDPISRAQNRDEVPISTALALLAREKLTGEAPPERTIKGLDMLREWIESEAGADLDGLNLTLDDQDSFAKLSTQLLEHLDLIKSDDQSDADDSEDENDDDSEDETDDGSDDDEASGDQGQSEMRSDQSDDDSQESDSEQNADDLEEGAEEEMGDAGDDGMMPVRPNRPMSDLPPGFDYTAWSEKYDEVISATELCDEEELTRLRAFLDQQLTSLQGAVTKLANRLQRRLMAQQNRSWDFDQEEGMLDAARLARVISNPAHSLSYKIERETDFRDTVVTLLIDNSGSMRGRPISIAAISADIMARTLERCGVKTEILGFTTRAWKGGQTREDWLAAERPANPGRLNDLRHIVYKQADEPWRRARKNLGLMMREGLLKENIDGEALLWAHNRLIARPEERRILMVISDGAPVDDSTLSVNHGAYLENHLRKVIEWIEGRSPVQLVAIGIGHDVTRYYKRAVTIMDAEQLGGTMVEQLAGLFDEENK; the protein is encoded by the coding sequence CGCTATGGCGCGTCAGCCGGAAATCGAACTTGCCTACACCGCTGAAGCACCCTCGCAATCAGGCGAGCATCTTAAGGTGCCGATGCCTGCACGCGACCTTCCCGCTGATCAGGTTGCAGAAGCACGCGGATTTGCCGACAGTTTTTCGCTGAAATTGCGCCATCACAACGAGCCGATGCATCGCAAGAATGCGCCGCAAGAAGCCATAGCCCGGGCCTGTTTTGATGCGCTTGAACAAGTCCGCACCGATGCTCTGGGTTCCCGCAACATGGCCGGAGCCAAGGGCAATTTAACCGCAGCGCTCAATATGCGGATGCGCTCTGACCCCATTTCCCGTGCGCAAAACCGCGATGAAGTTCCTATCTCAACAGCCCTCGCACTGCTGGCCCGGGAAAAATTGACCGGCGAAGCGCCACCGGAACGAACGATCAAAGGCCTCGATATGCTGCGCGAATGGATCGAGAGCGAGGCTGGCGCAGACCTTGACGGCCTGAATCTGACCCTCGACGATCAGGATAGTTTTGCCAAACTCTCCACGCAACTTCTGGAACATCTTGATCTCATCAAATCTGATGATCAATCCGACGCGGATGATAGCGAAGACGAGAATGACGATGACAGCGAGGATGAAACCGATGATGGGTCGGATGATGACGAGGCATCCGGCGATCAGGGCCAATCAGAAATGCGGTCCGACCAGTCCGACGATGACTCGCAAGAAAGCGACAGCGAGCAGAACGCCGACGACTTAGAAGAAGGCGCCGAAGAGGAAATGGGCGATGCCGGCGACGATGGCATGATGCCCGTTCGCCCGAACCGTCCGATGTCCGATCTGCCACCCGGTTTTGATTATACCGCCTGGTCCGAGAAATATGACGAGGTGATTAGTGCGACCGAGCTCTGCGATGAAGAAGAATTGACGCGGCTGCGCGCCTTCCTCGATCAGCAATTGACGAGCCTGCAAGGTGCCGTCACAAAACTTGCGAACCGCCTGCAACGCCGCTTAATGGCGCAGCAAAACCGCAGCTGGGATTTTGATCAGGAAGAGGGTATGCTGGACGCTGCCCGGCTTGCTCGCGTGATCAGCAATCCGGCCCACAGCCTTTCCTACAAGATTGAACGTGAAACCGATTTCCGTGATACGGTGGTTACGCTGCTCATCGACAACAGCGGCTCGATGCGCGGCAGACCCATTTCGATCGCGGCGATCAGCGCTGATATTATGGCGCGCACGCTGGAACGCTGCGGCGTCAAAACCGAAATACTGGGCTTCACCACTCGCGCCTGGAAAGGCGGACAAACCCGGGAAGACTGGCTGGCTGCCGAGCGCCCTGCCAACCCCGGACGCCTCAACGATCTGCGCCACATTGTCTACAAACAGGCCGACGAACCTTGGCGGAGGGCGCGTAAAAACCTCGGCCTGATGATGCGCGAAGGCCTGCTCAAAGAAAATATCGACGGCGAAGCCCTTCTATGGGCTCACAACCGCCTGATCGCCCGCCCAGAAGAGCGGCGCATATTAATGGTGATTTCTGACGGTGCGCCAGTGGATGACAGCACCTTGTCGGTCAACCACGGGGCATACTTGGAAAACCATCTGCGCAAAGTGATCGAATGGATAGAGGGCCGTTCGCCTGTACAGCTAGTCGCCATTGGGATCGGCCATGATGTTACGCGCTATTATAAACGCGCTGTTACGATCATGGATGCCGAACAACTGGGCGGAACAATGGTGGAGCAACTCGCTGGATTGTTTGACGAGGAAAACAAATGA